TCGGACAGTGATGGAGGAGGGCGTTGACCAACGTTCCGCTTTTCCACCCCGCGGCGGGGTGAACCACCATGCCCGGCGCCTTGTTGAGCACGATGCAATCCGCGTCCTCATAAAGAATCTCAAGCGGCAGCGGCTCAGGCGCAGGCGCGGCGTCTTTCGGCGGAAGCGGCTGAACCTCGATCCGATCGCCGAGCTTGAGACGAGAGCCCGGCTTCGCCTTGCGCCCATTCAGCGTGACCCCTCCGTCGGCGATCATCTTTTGAATCGCCGAGCGGCTCCATCCGTCCGCGGAAAAAGCGCGCGCCAGGAAAAGATCGAGACGCATCCCCGCATGCGCCGCGTCGATAACGGTCTCGCGCCTCGACATGTCTTGATCTCGCATTGCGGAATGGGGTCATGATCCGGACGGAACGGCGCCCTTTAGATCAATGCCGCGCAATATTTCCTGAGCGCTCGACACGTCCCGCTTGATCTGCTCGACCAAAAGCTCCACGGAGGAAAACTTTTTCTCTTCCCGGATTCTGGCGACGAAAAAAAGCTTGACCGCTTGATCGTAGAGATCGCCGTCGAAGTCGAAGATGTAGCTTTCGACCGTGCGCGGCCCCGCGCCAAAAGTCGGATTGAGTCCCACGCTGGTCACCGAAGGCCATCGTTGCTCGCCGATTTGCACGATCGAAGCGTAAATTCCGTCCAGCGGCAGCACTTCGGTGCGCGGAACGACGTTGGCCGTCGGATAGCCGATCTGACGGCCGCGGCCGTGGCCCCGCGCCACGCGCCCGGAAACAAAATGATAGCGGCCGAGATACCTGCTCGCTTCGCGCACTTCGCCGCTATCGATCAATGTCCGGACGCGGCTGCTGCTGACGCGATGGCCGCCAAGCTGAATCGGCTCGATGACGCCGACTTCGAAGCCCATATCCTTCCCCCAATGCGCCAGATCTTCCACCCGCCCTTTTCGCCCCTTGCCGAACCTGAGATCTCTCCCGACCCACATCTTGCGGACTCCGATCCGCCGCACCAGATACTCCCGGACAAACTCGTCGGCCTCGACGCCGGCGAAAGCCGCGTCGAAAGTCTGGACGATCACGACGTCCACGCCGAAAGATTGGAGCAAGGTCATCTTGTCCTTGTGCGTCAGGATCAACCGCGGCGCCTTCTCGGGCGCGAGAACCTTCAGCGGATGGGGCTCGAAGGTCAGAACCACGGAGCGCCCGCCCACTTCTTTGGCGTCTTTTACCG
The DNA window shown above is from Candidatus Binatia bacterium and carries:
- a CDS encoding bifunctional riboflavin kinase/FAD synthetase, which gives rise to MEILRHLESRALAIPHPILLMGNFDGIHLGHQALLGRAVKDAKEVGGRSVVLTFEPHPLKVLAPEKAPRLILTHKDKMTLLQSFGVDVVIVQTFDAAFAGVEADEFVREYLVRRIGVRKMWVGRDLRFGKGRKGRVEDLAHWGKDMGFEVGVIEPIQLGGHRVSSSRVRTLIDSGEVREASRYLGRYHFVSGRVARGHGRGRQIGYPTANVVPRTEVLPLDGIYASIVQIGEQRWPSVTSVGLNPTFGAGPRTVESYIFDFDGDLYDQAVKLFFVARIREEKKFSSVELLVEQIKRDVSSAQEILRGIDLKGAVPSGS